One region of Armigeres subalbatus isolate Guangzhou_Male chromosome 3, GZ_Asu_2, whole genome shotgun sequence genomic DNA includes:
- the LOC134226310 gene encoding heat shock 70 kDa protein 4 isoform X1 — protein sequence MSVIGIDFGNESCYVAVAKAGGIETIANDYSLRATPSCVAFAGRNRVLGVAAKNQQVTNMNNTIGGFKRLLGRKYNDPHVQNELRKIPYKVEPRPDGGIGIRVHYQDEETVFSPEQITAMLFTKLKDDSFKELKTQINDCVITVPSYFTNAERQALLDAAGICGLNVLRLMNETTATALSYGFYKQDLPAPEEKARVVVFVDCGHASLQISACAFHKGKLKMLASCADQVGGRDFDYALAEHFSNEFQTKYKIDPRTNKRAYLRLLTEAEKLKKQMSANSTKLPLNIECFMNEIDVHSTMQRVDMEAMCAGLLQRIEATMKKLLNDSNLALEDIHSVEIVGGSSRIPAIKQLIEQIFNKTASTTLNQDEAVSRGAALQCAILSPAVRVREFNCSDVQAYPVLISWEDGTQRNEMKVFEQYHAAPFSRLLTVQRREPLTINVHYEPNSVPFPDPFIGAFHVKDIKPNANGDPQEVKIKVRINQNGILLVSSATMVEKQESEEPVTPPGAANGEQQAQANSGEESPKAGEPMDLREGSDDEQSKNDSTKSDNDNSGGGGSWTQRVSRWFTSSDKKKKVTTKSIDLTVDGKTHGFLSTELSKYHELEMQMIANDRQEKERIDARNALEEFVYEVRGKIQEDGELHAYVESDEASKICLQLEDIENWLYEDGENCERTVYKDKLLALHKQTDPIRVRCEEYNGHDQAFTELGHIIQQTYKAVEQFRAKDPKYDHLTETEILNITEAAQKAQKWYEEARGKLVNVRKTQDAPIKVADIRHENQTLATCTNSVLNRPKPKPPTPPADSNKDQQSQQNGTDPSKDQPTEPPKDFTEDKMDVE from the exons ATCATGCGTTGCATTCGCGGGACGAAACCGTGTGCTCGGTGTGGCCGCCAAGAATCAGCAGGTAACCAACATGAACAACACAATCGGCGGCTTCAAAAGGTTGCTCGGCCGCAAGTACAACGATCCGCATGTACAGAACGAACTCCGCAAGATACCGTACAAGGTGGAACCCCGGCCGGACGGTGGCATCGGCATACGGGTTCACTACCAGGACGAGGAAACTGTGTTCAGCCCGGAACAGATCACCGCGATGCTGTTCACCAAACTCAAGGACGACTCCTTCAAGGAGCTCAAGACGCAGATCAATGATTGCGTCATTACGGTGCCGTCGTACTTTACCAATGCCGAGCGGCAGGCTCTGCTCGACGCGGCTGGCATCTGCGGACTGAACGTTCTACGGTTAATGAATGAAACCACGGCCACCGCTCTCAGCTACGGTTTCTATAAGCAGGACCTCCCGGCTCCAGAGGAGAAAGCTCGTGTAGTGGTCTTTGTAGATTGTGGCCACGCGTCGCTGCAAATTTCAGCCTGTGCCTTCCACAAGGGCAAACTAAAGATGCTGGCAAGCTGTGCCGATCAAGTCGGCGGACGGGACTTCGATTATGCCTTGGCGGAGCACTTTAGCAACGAATTCCAGACCAAGTATAAAATCGATCCCAGGACAAACAAGCG GGCTTATCTTCGTTTGCTGACCGAGGCTGAAAAGCTTAAGAAGCAGATGTCCGCCAACAGCACCAAACTGCCGCTAAACATCGAGTGCTTCATGAATGAAATTGACGTCCACTCGACGATGCAGCGGGTCGATATGGAAGCGATGTGCGCCGGTTTGCTTCAGCGCATCGAAGCTACCATGAAGAAACTGTTGAACGATTCTAACCTGGCTCTGGAGGACATACATTCCGTCGAGATTGTCGGAGGTAGTAGCCGTATTCCGGCCATCAAGCAGCTGATTGAGCAGATCTTCAACAAGACGGCAAGCACTACACTGAACCAGGACGAGGCAGTATCGCGCGGTGCCGCTTTGCAGTGCGCCATTTTGTCGCCAGCGGTTCGCGTGCGCGAGTTCAACTGCAGCGACGTGCAAGCCTACCCGGTGTTGATCTCATGGGAAGATGGAACTCAACGGAACGAAATGAAAGTGTTCGAGCAGTATCACGCAGCCCCATTCTCTCGGTTACTGACCGTTCAACGTCGGGAACCGCTGACCATCAACGTTCACTACGAACCGAATAGTGTTCCCTTTCCGGATCCGTTCATCGGTGCGTTCCATGTTAAGGACATCAAACCGAACGCCAACGGTGATCCTCAAGAGGTGAAGATCAAGGTCCGTATTAACCAGAATGGAATCCTACTGGTTTCCAGTGCCACCATGGTGGAGAAACAGGAAAGCGAAGAACCCGTCACGCCTCCCGGTGCAGCCAATGGGGAACAGCAGGCCCAGGCTAACTCAGGAGAGGAATCACCCAAGGCAGGAGAACCAATGGACCTTCGAgag GGTAGCGATGATGAGCAATCTAAAAATGATTCCACTAAATCAGACAACGATAACAGTGGAGGTGGAGGGAGTTGGACGCAGAGGGTCAGCAGATGGTTTACCTCTTCG GACAAGAAAAAGAAGGTTACTACGAAATCCATTGATCTAACGGTTGATGGCAAAACGCATGGATTCCTCAGCACCGAACTATCCAAGTACCACGAATTGGaa ATGCAAATGATTGCTAACGATCGCCAGGAGAAGGAACGTATTGATGCGCGCAATGCACTCGAGGAGTTCGTCTATGAAGTACGCGGCAAAATTCAGGAGGATGGCGAGCTGCATGCCTATGTCGAATCGGACGAGGCCTCCAAGATTTGTCTCCAGCTGGAGGACATCGAGAACTGGCTGTACGAAGACGGAGAAAATTGTGAGCGAACCGTGTACAAGGACAAACTTCTTGCGCTGCACAAACAAACGGACCCCATCCGGGTGCGGTGCGAAGAGTACAACGGTCACGACCAAGCATTTACCGAGCTGGGGCACATCATCCAACAAACGTACAAGGCCGTCGAGCAGTTCCGCGCCAAGGATCCCAAGTATGACCACCTGACCGAGACCGAGATCCTGAACATCACCGAAGCGGCACAGAAGGCGCAAAAGTGGTACGAAGAGGCGCGGGGTAAGCTGGTGAATGTGCGCAAAACGCAAGACGCCCCGATAAAGGTAGCTGACATCCGCCACGAAAATCAAACCCTTGCAACCTGCACGAACTCGGTGCTGAACCGACCGAAGCCAAAGCCTCCAACCCCGCCAGCGGACAGCAACAAAGATCAACAATCCCAGCAGAATGGAACCGATCCATCCAAGGACCAACCAACGGAACCTCCGAAGGACTTCACCGAGGACAAGATGGACGTAGAATAA
- the LOC134226310 gene encoding heat shock 70 kDa protein 4 isoform X2, with amino-acid sequence MSVIGIDFGNESCYVAVAKAGGIETIANDYSLRATPSCVAFAGRNRVLGVAAKNQQVTNMNNTIGGFKRLLGRKYNDPHVQNELRKIPYKVEPRPDGGIGIRVHYQDEETVFSPEQITAMLFTKLKDDSFKELKTQINDCVITVPSYFTNAERQALLDAAGICGLNVLRLMNETTATALSYGFYKQDLPAPEEKARVVVFVDCGHASLQISACAFHKGKLKMLASCADQVGGRDFDYALAEHFSNEFQTKYKIDPRTNKRAYLRLLTEAEKLKKQMSANSTKLPLNIECFMNEIDVHSTMQRVDMEAMCAGLLQRIEATMKKLLNDSNLALEDIHSVEIVGGSSRIPAIKQLIEQIFNKTASTTLNQDEAVSRGAALQCAILSPAVRVREFNCSDVQAYPVLISWEDGTQRNEMKVFEQYHAAPFSRLLTVQRREPLTINVHYEPNSVPFPDPFIGAFHVKDIKPNANGDPQEVKIKVRINQNGILLVSSATMVEKQESEEPVTPPGAANGEQQAQANSGEESPKAGEPMDLREDKKKKVTTKSIDLTVDGKTHGFLSTELSKYHELEMQMIANDRQEKERIDARNALEEFVYEVRGKIQEDGELHAYVESDEASKICLQLEDIENWLYEDGENCERTVYKDKLLALHKQTDPIRVRCEEYNGHDQAFTELGHIIQQTYKAVEQFRAKDPKYDHLTETEILNITEAAQKAQKWYEEARGKLVNVRKTQDAPIKVADIRHENQTLATCTNSVLNRPKPKPPTPPADSNKDQQSQQNGTDPSKDQPTEPPKDFTEDKMDVE; translated from the exons ATCATGCGTTGCATTCGCGGGACGAAACCGTGTGCTCGGTGTGGCCGCCAAGAATCAGCAGGTAACCAACATGAACAACACAATCGGCGGCTTCAAAAGGTTGCTCGGCCGCAAGTACAACGATCCGCATGTACAGAACGAACTCCGCAAGATACCGTACAAGGTGGAACCCCGGCCGGACGGTGGCATCGGCATACGGGTTCACTACCAGGACGAGGAAACTGTGTTCAGCCCGGAACAGATCACCGCGATGCTGTTCACCAAACTCAAGGACGACTCCTTCAAGGAGCTCAAGACGCAGATCAATGATTGCGTCATTACGGTGCCGTCGTACTTTACCAATGCCGAGCGGCAGGCTCTGCTCGACGCGGCTGGCATCTGCGGACTGAACGTTCTACGGTTAATGAATGAAACCACGGCCACCGCTCTCAGCTACGGTTTCTATAAGCAGGACCTCCCGGCTCCAGAGGAGAAAGCTCGTGTAGTGGTCTTTGTAGATTGTGGCCACGCGTCGCTGCAAATTTCAGCCTGTGCCTTCCACAAGGGCAAACTAAAGATGCTGGCAAGCTGTGCCGATCAAGTCGGCGGACGGGACTTCGATTATGCCTTGGCGGAGCACTTTAGCAACGAATTCCAGACCAAGTATAAAATCGATCCCAGGACAAACAAGCG GGCTTATCTTCGTTTGCTGACCGAGGCTGAAAAGCTTAAGAAGCAGATGTCCGCCAACAGCACCAAACTGCCGCTAAACATCGAGTGCTTCATGAATGAAATTGACGTCCACTCGACGATGCAGCGGGTCGATATGGAAGCGATGTGCGCCGGTTTGCTTCAGCGCATCGAAGCTACCATGAAGAAACTGTTGAACGATTCTAACCTGGCTCTGGAGGACATACATTCCGTCGAGATTGTCGGAGGTAGTAGCCGTATTCCGGCCATCAAGCAGCTGATTGAGCAGATCTTCAACAAGACGGCAAGCACTACACTGAACCAGGACGAGGCAGTATCGCGCGGTGCCGCTTTGCAGTGCGCCATTTTGTCGCCAGCGGTTCGCGTGCGCGAGTTCAACTGCAGCGACGTGCAAGCCTACCCGGTGTTGATCTCATGGGAAGATGGAACTCAACGGAACGAAATGAAAGTGTTCGAGCAGTATCACGCAGCCCCATTCTCTCGGTTACTGACCGTTCAACGTCGGGAACCGCTGACCATCAACGTTCACTACGAACCGAATAGTGTTCCCTTTCCGGATCCGTTCATCGGTGCGTTCCATGTTAAGGACATCAAACCGAACGCCAACGGTGATCCTCAAGAGGTGAAGATCAAGGTCCGTATTAACCAGAATGGAATCCTACTGGTTTCCAGTGCCACCATGGTGGAGAAACAGGAAAGCGAAGAACCCGTCACGCCTCCCGGTGCAGCCAATGGGGAACAGCAGGCCCAGGCTAACTCAGGAGAGGAATCACCCAAGGCAGGAGAACCAATGGACCTTCGAgag GACAAGAAAAAGAAGGTTACTACGAAATCCATTGATCTAACGGTTGATGGCAAAACGCATGGATTCCTCAGCACCGAACTATCCAAGTACCACGAATTGGaa ATGCAAATGATTGCTAACGATCGCCAGGAGAAGGAACGTATTGATGCGCGCAATGCACTCGAGGAGTTCGTCTATGAAGTACGCGGCAAAATTCAGGAGGATGGCGAGCTGCATGCCTATGTCGAATCGGACGAGGCCTCCAAGATTTGTCTCCAGCTGGAGGACATCGAGAACTGGCTGTACGAAGACGGAGAAAATTGTGAGCGAACCGTGTACAAGGACAAACTTCTTGCGCTGCACAAACAAACGGACCCCATCCGGGTGCGGTGCGAAGAGTACAACGGTCACGACCAAGCATTTACCGAGCTGGGGCACATCATCCAACAAACGTACAAGGCCGTCGAGCAGTTCCGCGCCAAGGATCCCAAGTATGACCACCTGACCGAGACCGAGATCCTGAACATCACCGAAGCGGCACAGAAGGCGCAAAAGTGGTACGAAGAGGCGCGGGGTAAGCTGGTGAATGTGCGCAAAACGCAAGACGCCCCGATAAAGGTAGCTGACATCCGCCACGAAAATCAAACCCTTGCAACCTGCACGAACTCGGTGCTGAACCGACCGAAGCCAAAGCCTCCAACCCCGCCAGCGGACAGCAACAAAGATCAACAATCCCAGCAGAATGGAACCGATCCATCCAAGGACCAACCAACGGAACCTCCGAAGGACTTCACCGAGGACAAGATGGACGTAGAATAA